ATGCCGGCTTGGGAGGTAAAGCAATTGCAGGCATGATTTTTAATGCGGCAAACATACCAGTAAGCGGAAAACAAATACCACAATACCAATGCTACAAACAGGATAGATTTTGTGCTCATGGTCGTATGGATTTTACAAAAAGGTAAGAAAAACCGGTTGAAAAATTCCGGTACAGAAACGGTTACAATCTATGATTTTTATAGGGGATTATGCACCGGTTTCGATTCATTTTTTAATAAAAAACCGATATTGCGCATCAATCCTTTGTATTTGGTTCTTTTAACAGCAGACTGTCTGAACAAATGGCCGAAAACCTCCTCGGTCAGCTCCGTCCACGCTTGTTTGCTCTTGTTCAACAATTCGGGCTTTGGCTCAAACTTTGGTTCGGTATGGTTTTGGGCAAAACGGTTCCAGGGGCAAACTTCCTGACAAATATCACATCCAAACATCCAGTTTTCGAACTTTCCGCTCATGTCAGAAGGCAATTCGTCTTTTAGTTCAATGGTGAAATAGGAGATACATTTACTTCCGTCCACTATTCTATTGCCCACAATAGCCTCAGTCGGGCAGGCATCTATGCAGCGGGTGCATGTGCCGCAATAATCTTTTACCGGACCGTCAACATCTAACTCCAAATCTATGATGAGCTCGGCCAAAAAGAAAAAAGAGCCGGAATGGGGCGTGATGAGCAATGAGTTTTTCCCCACCCAACCCGTTCCGTTTTTGGCAGCCCAGGCGCGTTCCAGGACAGGGGCAGAATCGACAAACACCCGACCGCTGATTTGCCCAATCTGTTCTTCGATGAAATGTAGCAGCCCGGTTAACTTTTCTTTGATGACGATATGGTAATCTAATCCATAGGCATATTTTGAGATTTTCGGAGCGGTCGGGTCTTCCTGTCTTTTGGTCGTTTGGTAGTTGTAAAGCAAGGTAATTACCGATTTCGAGCCGGGAACTAATTTGGTAGTGTCCAACCGTTTGTCGAAATGCTGTTCCATATACCCCATCTTTCCGTGATAGCCCCGTTTCAGCCATTCTTCCAAATGCCGGGCTTCTTCTTCCAGAAAACCCGAACGGGAAATGCCAACATATTGAAATCCTAACCGGTAAGCCTCCTGTTTAATGAGATGCGTGTGTTGGGTTGTGTTCAAAGCCATAGAATGATTGGCGTTTTACCTGAAAATAATCAAAAAATCGCTTTCCACCACAAAATCTATTTCCCGGCAGACTGCTTGCCGGCAAGAATACCTGAGAAAATCGGTAAAGTCAACGTGAATAAACGAAGGTATAAATATATTCTGATTTTTGCCTTCCGGCAAATCAAAACAGGAGGTAAACTGCCCTGTTTGCAAAAGGTTCAGCTATCTTAATGGGCAGAAACTTGGTGTAAATAAATCCTTTGACGAACTTTGCTTTAACTTTCAGGAACTTTGCAGTAAAAGCGATTTGCACAAAACCGTTCAGTTCCCCCAATTTATCACAACTACATGTCGCTTGATTTTACCATCGTAGAAATAGAATATTCGGGAAGCGGGCTTCGCCGCAATTATCTCGTAGAAATTGCAATGTTGAGAATCAACCGCGATGGGAGTAAAGCAAGGTTTCATAAAATTATCAAGCCTCCCGAAGAAATCAGCGATTTTGTCATAGCATTAGTAGATTTTGACCGGACTGCTTTTGAAACCGCCCCGGAATTTGAAGAAGTAGCAAACGAGATAGCCGGGTTTTGCTCCGACTCAATTTTAGTCGGTTTGCATATTCGCTTTATTTATGCACTGATGCGGCGGTCATTCAAGCAGACAGGAATACGGTTTGTTCATAAGCAAATCTGTCTGAGCCGATTATCAGAAAAGGCTTGTAATGAACTCAATATTCAGTCATTGGGCAACCTTTGCAGAAAACTGAACATTGTTTTCGACTATAAACTTCACCTCGAACAACGCGTTAAAGGGCTGAGCAAACTTTTCGAAAAGCTGTTTCTGAAAAAGCTGAACCATTCAGGAAGAGATAAAAGTTTGGTACAGCAATTTGCCTTGAACACAAAACTCCCTCCAAACCTCTCGTTTTCCAAAGTTGAAAGTCTGCCCAATGCTTTGGGAGTATATTATTTTTTAGATCACAAAGGGAGAATCATTTATCTGGGAAAGAGTAACGACATAAAAAAACGAGTTTTCACGCATTTCAATTCAGATTTGGACGATTTTACGAGGTTTGAAATGAAAAACTCCATCCACGACATACAATACCGCTTAACCGGCAGTGAATTAGTGTCGTTATTGCTCGAATCGGACGAAATCAAAAGGTATATGCCTAAGTTTAACCGCGCGCAACGTCGGGTAAAATACACACAAGGGATTTACATCAACCCTCAGCCCGACGGGTATTTGCATTTTCAGGTTACCTCTCTCGGAAATGGCGACGGTTGGTTATTGATGAAATTCCCGAACAAATGGAGGGCTTTCCGCTTCATTCTGCATGCAGCTATGCAATATGGAATCAACCCAAACCTCTGTGGATTAGGACCTTATCTGCATCAGCTTGAAGTTGCTAAAACATTCTATACCTCAAATCAAAGGAATATGACTACGGACATTCCCGTTATTTCATCCATTCCTCTCGATATGCCGCTTTCTTTAGACGATGAGGCAGATTCCGAAGACAATTTTTCCGTTTCAGGCTCAAAAATCGGTACCCAATCTGAGATACTTACAGAGTCCTTAGCCACCGAATCGGAGGTCAATTCAACAATTCCTGAGCAATTTTACGCCGAAACAACTGACCTTCACAATGAACGGGTCATGCAGCTATTGCAAAGCTACAGCTATCCGTCTCACAATATGCTGATTATAGATCAGGGAAAAAATGCAGAAGAGTTTTCAGTTGTCATGATTGCCAATAATGTGTATGCAGGATATGCGTATCTGCCGGTTTCTGCTTTGGATTTCCCCGAAAATTTGGTAAAACTAACTCAGGAGTATTTAATTCCCTTCAGGGATAACCCCGATGTTCAGAGAATCATCCGAAACTATTTGAGACTGCACAAACAAGGCGTATCAATAATTACTTACTAAAGAAGAAGGAACAATTGCGGATGAAAGGAAAAACAGGCGCATCAAATCTGGAATTGAAAGAATGATAAACGAAAACCCCTTATGTCAGAATTTTGATTGGGTTCAAAATTGCGACATAAGGAGTAAATTCGTCAATACTAAATCTTAGTACCGGATAAACGGAACGCCAATTTTAGAAGCATTGGGCATAAAGATATTAAAATCGTGAACCGTAACGTTACCATCTAAAGTACAATCGGCACGCAGATACTGATTTACACCGGAAGACTGCGTGCTAAACAAATTGAAATCAGCTACGGTCATCACCCCGTTGGCATTAAA
This is a stretch of genomic DNA from Sphingobacteriales bacterium. It encodes these proteins:
- the queG gene encoding tRNA epoxyqueuosine(34) reductase QueG — protein: MALNTTQHTHLIKQEAYRLGFQYVGISRSGFLEEEARHLEEWLKRGYHGKMGYMEQHFDKRLDTTKLVPGSKSVITLLYNYQTTKRQEDPTAPKISKYAYGLDYHIVIKEKLTGLLHFIEEQIGQISGRVFVDSAPVLERAWAAKNGTGWVGKNSLLITPHSGSFFFLAELIIDLELDVDGPVKDYCGTCTRCIDACPTEAIVGNRIVDGSKCISYFTIELKDELPSDMSGKFENWMFGCDICQEVCPWNRFAQNHTEPKFEPKPELLNKSKQAWTELTEEVFGHLFRQSAVKRTKYKGLMRNIGFLLKNESKPVHNPL
- a CDS encoding GIY-YIG nuclease family protein translates to MSLDFTIVEIEYSGSGLRRNYLVEIAMLRINRDGSKARFHKIIKPPEEISDFVIALVDFDRTAFETAPEFEEVANEIAGFCSDSILVGLHIRFIYALMRRSFKQTGIRFVHKQICLSRLSEKACNELNIQSLGNLCRKLNIVFDYKLHLEQRVKGLSKLFEKLFLKKLNHSGRDKSLVQQFALNTKLPPNLSFSKVESLPNALGVYYFLDHKGRIIYLGKSNDIKKRVFTHFNSDLDDFTRFEMKNSIHDIQYRLTGSELVSLLLESDEIKRYMPKFNRAQRRVKYTQGIYINPQPDGYLHFQVTSLGNGDGWLLMKFPNKWRAFRFILHAAMQYGINPNLCGLGPYLHQLEVAKTFYTSNQRNMTTDIPVISSIPLDMPLSLDDEADSEDNFSVSGSKIGTQSEILTESLATESEVNSTIPEQFYAETTDLHNERVMQLLQSYSYPSHNMLIIDQGKNAEEFSVVMIANNVYAGYAYLPVSALDFPENLVKLTQEYLIPFRDNPDVQRIIRNYLRLHKQGVSIITY